The bacterium genome window below encodes:
- a CDS encoding nuclear transport factor 2 family protein: protein MGVHDAQDREARLQALLDRQEIHDCLVRYCRGVDRLDAEMLASAYHPDAIDDHGIYVGRPHQFADYFLAFHEKNQTATQHIITNHSCELDGDTAHCETYWMFAGMNREGPVLSLGGGRYIDRMERRAGRWAIAARKCLYDWQGQPGDYALPPEQLAILFGAGPATRDRNDPSYERPLTIDRKRIERPPQGAEAPG, encoded by the coding sequence ATGGGTGTGCACGATGCGCAGGACCGGGAGGCGCGCCTGCAGGCGCTGCTCGACCGTCAGGAGATCCACGATTGCCTCGTGCGCTACTGCAGGGGCGTGGATCGGCTCGACGCCGAGATGCTCGCTTCGGCCTACCACCCCGATGCCATCGACGATCACGGCATCTACGTGGGCCGGCCTCATCAGTTCGCCGACTACTTCCTGGCGTTCCACGAGAAGAACCAGACGGCCACCCAGCACATCATCACGAACCACTCCTGCGAGCTCGACGGCGACACGGCCCACTGCGAGACCTACTGGATGTTCGCGGGCATGAACCGGGAGGGTCCCGTTCTCTCGCTGGGCGGCGGGCGCTACATCGATCGAATGGAACGACGAGCGGGGCGCTGGGCGATCGCCGCCCGGAAGTGCCTCTACGACTGGCAAGGGCAGCCCGGCGACTACGCGCTGCCACCCGAGCAGCTTGCCATCCTGTTCGGGGCGGGGCCTGCGACTCGGGATCGGAATGACCCTTCCTACGAGCGACCGCTCACGATCGATCGCAAGCGGATCGAGCGCCCTCCGCAGGGAGCGGAGGCCCCCGGGTAG
- a CDS encoding reverse transcriptase domain-containing protein → MTADELKQSERKTFMVDNSSRSIVFRAINLFKELAEVDLQAHPLEWICIEYTSGLPKYAEKASKTGNRRAVRLAAYPDQWETIEQALALAQTRIETNDRSLALRHICESVLDHYTPPACGGDLGGSQLGSSSGPSPAEHGCAASGETADSPSVEACSATRASQVGSHAALASVTESGSGCAPIEGLSRPPHQSSDGSNTSDVFSGPGSDAYRVAEVDTSSAVSTPMAGADKDLPGGTQSPWPGEMRKRLRSSLEYSAFRQLGAHLGSLGGVAVALESLEGFGPPIRSYPRAKPAGGYRTIEAPRDDLKLLQRLARQLLQQPWTPSPIAFGVHGRPYWHGARRHLCSQWVGTTDIHNCHPSVSRDSVSRLLESLEIESDVVDVLVDVLALRGHLIQGSPASPIFLELLFFGLDRRIATFAAARGLAVSRVADDWAISGAQQCDVTEAIEFIRHGLQALQLRLNERKTRILPRRRMPTVCGLRVDQHRLILPRQSRRSIELRVRRVARSGGSDLDFDAATGAIHHVAQFHPGLGRRLRDQLDRAMSNCGSC, encoded by the coding sequence ATGACGGCCGACGAACTCAAGCAATCCGAGCGCAAGACTTTCATGGTCGACAACAGCTCACGAAGCATCGTGTTCCGCGCGATCAACCTATTCAAGGAGCTGGCGGAGGTCGACCTCCAGGCGCACCCGTTGGAGTGGATCTGCATCGAGTACACCTCCGGCCTGCCGAAGTATGCCGAGAAGGCCAGTAAGACCGGCAATCGACGTGCAGTTCGGCTCGCAGCTTACCCCGATCAATGGGAGACGATTGAGCAAGCGCTTGCACTTGCACAGACGCGAATCGAAACCAACGATCGCTCCCTCGCCCTACGTCATATCTGCGAGAGCGTCCTCGATCACTACACCCCTCCCGCTTGCGGCGGAGATCTCGGCGGATCCCAACTCGGATCTAGCTCGGGCCCCTCCCCCGCTGAACACGGCTGTGCCGCAAGCGGAGAGACTGCCGACTCGCCTTCTGTTGAGGCGTGTTCGGCAACGCGCGCCAGCCAGGTAGGGTCGCATGCCGCTCTAGCCTCCGTGACGGAGTCTGGGTCTGGTTGTGCCCCTATTGAGGGTCTGTCGCGCCCTCCGCACCAGTCCTCCGATGGATCGAACACATCCGACGTGTTCAGCGGCCCAGGCAGCGATGCCTACCGAGTCGCCGAGGTCGATACGTCCTCGGCGGTGTCGACCCCAATGGCTGGTGCGGATAAGGATCTTCCAGGCGGTACTCAAAGCCCCTGGCCCGGCGAAATGCGCAAGCGCTTGCGCTCATCGTTGGAGTACTCGGCATTCCGGCAGCTTGGCGCTCACCTTGGAAGCCTTGGCGGGGTCGCTGTCGCACTTGAGTCGCTAGAGGGATTCGGGCCGCCGATTCGCAGCTACCCGCGGGCGAAGCCTGCGGGTGGCTACCGAACGATCGAAGCACCGAGAGACGACCTGAAGCTGCTGCAGCGCCTGGCCAGACAGCTTCTGCAGCAGCCCTGGACCCCATCGCCCATCGCATTTGGAGTACACGGCCGACCGTACTGGCATGGGGCTCGCCGACATCTCTGCTCGCAGTGGGTCGGCACCACCGACATCCACAACTGTCACCCATCAGTCAGCCGAGACTCCGTCTCCCGGCTCCTCGAATCACTAGAGATCGAATCGGACGTGGTGGACGTTCTGGTGGACGTCTTGGCGCTCCGCGGGCACCTGATCCAGGGCTCTCCAGCGAGCCCGATCTTCCTCGAGCTGCTGTTTTTCGGACTCGACCGTCGTATCGCCACGTTCGCGGCCGCTCGCGGCCTGGCCGTCAGTCGCGTCGCGGACGACTGGGCAATTAGCGGCGCCCAACAGTGCGATGTCACGGAGGCCATCGAATTCATCCGACATGGCCTCCAGGCCCTCCAACTCCGCCTCAACGAGCGCAAGACGCGGATCCTCCCGCGCCGTAGGATGCCGACCGTCTGCGGTCTGCGCGTCGACCAGCACCGATTGATCCTGCCTCGCCAAAGTCGACGCTCCATCGAGCTACGTGTGCGACGAGTAGCCCGCAGCGGCGGCTCCGATCTCGATTTCGATGCCGCAACCGGGGCAATCCATCACGTCGCCCAGTTCCACCCGGGGTTGGGGCGCCGACTTCGAGATCAGCTCGATCGGGCGATGTCGAACTGCGGATCCTGCTGA
- a CDS encoding LLM class F420-dependent oxidoreductase, whose protein sequence is MTVKLGTNLPEHLILEDMGALREFLQAIEELGYGYVTIGDHVLGADLEVRPDWRPYLGHPPLYDRHMPWHEPMVLFGYLAAITKSLEFCTGIMVGPQRQTALLAKQAAEVDLLSGGRTRFVMAVGWNDVEFEGMGVDFSKRGKIMDEQLELLKRLWTEEVVTYHGDFHTLNAVGINPLPIQRPIPVWLGGQSSRVLKRVGRLADGWFPYYPWFSEDLVREHLSTIHDAAKSVDRDPSEIGLEGAIYFADPRFEMPPGGRKPPETLDECVEYAHIWKGLGASRYWVTAPWADLGPEETGVREQGVRWSGIEPRIKALSEFKAALGDDF, encoded by the coding sequence ATGACGGTGAAGCTCGGAACGAATCTCCCCGAACATCTGATCCTCGAGGACATGGGCGCCCTGCGCGAGTTCCTCCAGGCGATCGAGGAGTTGGGCTACGGCTACGTCACGATCGGCGACCACGTGCTGGGCGCCGACCTCGAGGTGCGGCCGGATTGGCGACCCTATCTCGGCCATCCGCCTCTCTACGACCGACACATGCCCTGGCACGAGCCGATGGTGCTCTTCGGCTACCTCGCCGCGATCACGAAGAGCCTCGAGTTCTGCACCGGCATCATGGTCGGGCCGCAACGCCAGACGGCGCTGCTCGCGAAGCAGGCCGCCGAGGTCGATCTGCTCTCGGGCGGACGGACGCGCTTCGTGATGGCGGTGGGCTGGAACGACGTCGAGTTCGAGGGCATGGGCGTCGACTTCTCGAAGCGCGGCAAGATCATGGACGAGCAGCTCGAACTGCTGAAGCGACTCTGGACCGAAGAGGTGGTGACCTATCACGGCGACTTCCACACGCTCAACGCGGTCGGCATCAACCCGCTGCCGATCCAGCGACCGATCCCCGTCTGGCTCGGCGGTCAGAGCTCCCGGGTATTGAAGCGCGTCGGCCGACTCGCGGACGGCTGGTTCCCCTACTACCCGTGGTTCAGCGAAGACCTGGTCCGCGAACACCTGAGCACGATCCACGATGCGGCGAAGTCCGTGGATCGCGACCCCTCGGAGATCGGACTCGAAGGGGCGATCTACTTCGCGGACCCGCGCTTCGAGATGCCGCCGGGGGGACGGAAGCCACCGGAGACGCTCGACGAGTGCGTCGAGTACGCGCACATCTGGAAAGGGCTGGGCGCGTCCCGCTATTGGGTCACGGCGCCGTGGGCCGATCTCGGCCCCGAGGAGACCGGGGTTCGGGAACAGGGCGTACGGTGGAGCGGAATCGAGCCACGGATCAAGGCGCTGTCGGAGTTCAAGGCTGCGCTCGGGGACGATTTCTGA
- a CDS encoding VOC family protein yields the protein MKQITGMNHVGLRVRDLDVTRAFYEKLGFDFIAGPIGPEPVAVMLHPSGVNINFILNATAEASPINLLMDDPAKHTGFTHVALEITDADEVQRQLETHSIPITEFVEFEGARFFFVRDPDGNVIEFHEPAA from the coding sequence ATGAAGCAGATCACCGGAATGAATCACGTCGGACTGCGCGTGCGAGACCTCGACGTCACGCGCGCCTTCTACGAGAAGCTGGGCTTCGACTTCATCGCGGGCCCCATCGGCCCCGAGCCCGTCGCCGTCATGCTGCACCCGTCCGGGGTCAACATCAACTTCATCCTGAACGCGACCGCGGAAGCGTCTCCGATCAACCTGCTGATGGACGATCCGGCCAAACACACGGGCTTTACGCATGTCGCACTCGAGATCACCGACGCCGACGAGGTCCAGCGCCAGCTCGAGACGCACTCGATCCCGATCACGGAGTTCGTCGAGTTCGAGGGCGCGCGTTTCTTCTTCGTGCGCGACCCGGACGGCAACGTGATCGAGTTCCACGAGCCGGCGGCTTGA
- a CDS encoding glutathione S-transferase family protein codes for MYVLTGIAFSPWSEKARWALDHHGIDYREVDYTPILGEIALRWRLRRPLGPVTVPVLRDGKRWWTDSFDIARHAESIGHGAPLFPSTARAEIEEWNRRSEIALAAGRAILMRSWVDTPELVRAALPPGIPRILEPLFLPIGRKRLASFMARYRIPESKGTPDDLLSAELDRLESALEGRRYLVGDTFSHADIAMALTLQQVSPVAPGYIVRLQGLPESGMHIEAFASRYERLIAWRDAIYARHRPASEARESLGG; via the coding sequence ATGTACGTCTTGACTGGGATCGCGTTCTCCCCGTGGTCGGAAAAGGCCCGTTGGGCGCTCGATCATCACGGGATCGACTACCGCGAGGTCGACTACACCCCGATCCTCGGCGAGATCGCGCTTCGGTGGCGACTTCGTCGACCGCTGGGGCCCGTCACGGTCCCCGTCCTTCGGGACGGGAAGCGTTGGTGGACCGACTCCTTCGACATCGCCCGCCACGCCGAATCGATCGGCCACGGCGCCCCGCTCTTTCCGAGCACGGCCCGGGCCGAGATCGAGGAATGGAATCGCCGAAGCGAGATCGCGCTCGCAGCCGGCCGTGCGATTCTGATGCGCAGCTGGGTCGACACGCCCGAGCTCGTCCGTGCCGCCCTGCCGCCCGGCATCCCGCGGATCCTCGAGCCACTCTTCCTGCCCATCGGCCGAAAGCGACTCGCGAGCTTCATGGCCCGCTACCGCATTCCCGAATCGAAGGGCACACCCGATGATCTGTTGTCGGCCGAGCTGGACAGGCTCGAGAGCGCACTGGAAGGACGGCGCTATCTCGTCGGCGATACGTTCAGCCATGCCGACATCGCGATGGCCCTCACGCTCCAGCAGGTGAGCCCCGTCGCCCCCGGCTACATCGTCCGACTCCAGGGCCTGCCCGAGAGCGGCATGCACATCGAAGCCTTCGCCAGCCGCTACGAAAGGCTGATCGCGTGGCGGGACGCGATCTATGCGCGCCACCGACCCGCGAGCGAAGCGCGAGAATCGCTGGGCGGGTAG
- a CDS encoding amidohydrolase family protein: MPNDRSSKTLRASLPHPVLDADGHVIEVQPLFEEWFFEFARAQGGHEAAVALAEKDGLFYDRRVQGRFEGLSAEQRRGRGINRPPFWSLPADTLDRATGHLPRLMYERLDDFGVDFAMLFPSRALPMVSIPEAELRQLAIRALNVYQKEIHAEFADRLRPVAVIPAHTPEEAIAELEFVARELRAKAAMINGVVHRPLESGGTRLDTLGMDSEHDYEPLWEALVRERVVPCFHASGQGWGSRRSPTSYVSNHIGSFAASGEAICRSLFLGGVTKRHPELDFALLEGGVGYAVNLWADLVGHWEKRNGRAIRSLDPAHLDAERMRALFEEYGDAKARNALDRLLPWLVQGEPEPEPLDEFAAVGAETVDALRALFAPRFYFGCEADDPMVAWAFADRVNPGGATLRPMFSSDVGHWDVPAMDGVLAEAYELVDDGHLDADQFRAFTFENAVRFYGSLDPDCFAGTTIETEAARVLAEPDRS, from the coding sequence GTGCCCAATGACCGCTCCTCGAAGACCCTTCGCGCCTCCCTCCCCCACCCCGTCCTCGACGCCGACGGACACGTGATCGAGGTCCAACCGCTCTTCGAGGAGTGGTTCTTCGAGTTCGCGCGGGCCCAGGGCGGGCACGAGGCGGCCGTCGCCCTCGCCGAGAAGGACGGCCTCTTCTACGACCGGCGCGTCCAGGGCCGCTTCGAGGGGCTGAGCGCCGAGCAGCGCCGCGGTCGGGGCATCAACCGCCCGCCCTTCTGGTCCCTGCCCGCTGACACCCTCGACCGCGCGACGGGCCATCTCCCCCGGTTGATGTACGAGCGGCTCGACGATTTCGGCGTCGACTTCGCGATGCTCTTTCCGTCCCGGGCGCTGCCGATGGTCTCGATCCCCGAGGCCGAGCTGCGTCAGCTCGCGATCCGCGCGCTCAACGTGTATCAGAAGGAGATCCACGCCGAGTTCGCGGACCGCCTGCGTCCCGTCGCGGTGATCCCGGCGCATACGCCCGAGGAGGCGATCGCCGAGCTCGAGTTCGTCGCGAGGGAGCTCAGGGCGAAGGCGGCCATGATCAACGGCGTCGTCCATCGCCCCCTCGAGAGCGGCGGGACCCGGCTCGATACGCTCGGCATGGACAGCGAACACGACTACGAACCGCTTTGGGAAGCGCTCGTGCGAGAGCGCGTCGTCCCCTGCTTCCACGCGAGCGGCCAGGGCTGGGGCAGCCGGCGTTCACCGACCAGCTACGTCTCGAACCACATCGGCTCCTTCGCCGCCTCCGGCGAAGCGATCTGCCGCTCGCTCTTCCTGGGCGGCGTCACGAAGCGCCATCCCGAGCTCGATTTCGCGCTGCTCGAGGGCGGCGTCGGCTACGCGGTGAACCTCTGGGCCGATCTCGTCGGCCACTGGGAGAAGCGCAACGGCCGCGCGATTCGGAGCCTCGATCCAGCGCACCTCGACGCCGAACGGATGCGGGCGCTCTTCGAGGAGTACGGGGACGCGAAGGCACGGAACGCCCTCGATCGGTTGCTGCCCTGGCTCGTGCAGGGCGAGCCCGAGCCCGAGCCCCTCGACGAGTTCGCCGCGGTCGGGGCCGAGACGGTCGATGCGCTGCGGGCGCTCTTCGCGCCGCGCTTCTATTTCGGTTGCGAGGCGGACGACCCGATGGTCGCCTGGGCCTTCGCCGACCGGGTGAATCCGGGCGGCGCGACCCTCCGGCCGATGTTCAGCTCGGACGTCGGCCACTGGGACGTGCCGGCGATGGACGGCGTGCTGGCCGAAGCCTACGAGCTCGTCGACGACGGTCATCTCGACGCCGACCAGTTCCGTGCCTTCACCTTCGAGAACGCCGTCCGCTTCTACGGCTCGCTCGACCCCGACTGCTTCGCGGGGACGACGATCGAGACCGAGGCGGCGCGGGTGCTCGCCGAGCCGGACCGGAGCTAG
- a CDS encoding tyrosine-type recombinase/integrase gives MAAILSQPEEAAIQTAAYAETESQSVLVQTALDRFLASTRLRRRDRTVAATTSAVRRLGRHFAGLALGDLSRSQIDQFLQSRKGEGVSDNTVNRDLACLRAALTLAKDDGFIERVPKIQMLRTVRPVPRVLSKNDIRKLVGYGGEYSMVFATAALAGLRAAEMRWLSWQDVDLARHQIHVRAKADWRPKSHAERSVPIPQVLVDRLRAHADSTRSSGESWVFPSPTTGGVWSESGFSKRATREARAAGVWEPGCKPLHDLRRSWASHLIAGGAPTHTVVALGGWSSIAVVERFYLSPTSEAIDAAIAASASILAT, from the coding sequence TTGGCGGCGATCCTCAGTCAGCCTGAAGAGGCGGCGATCCAGACCGCCGCTTACGCCGAGACGGAATCACAGAGCGTTCTCGTCCAGACTGCTCTGGATCGGTTCCTCGCGTCGACGCGACTCCGGCGTCGCGACCGCACCGTGGCGGCGACAACGAGCGCCGTTCGGCGCCTAGGGCGGCACTTCGCAGGCCTCGCACTGGGTGATCTGTCGAGGTCGCAAATCGACCAGTTTCTCCAGAGCCGCAAGGGCGAGGGCGTCTCGGACAACACGGTCAACCGAGACCTCGCGTGCCTGCGGGCCGCCCTTACGCTCGCGAAGGATGACGGGTTCATTGAACGTGTGCCCAAGATCCAGATGCTGCGAACCGTGCGCCCCGTCCCACGAGTGCTGAGCAAGAACGACATCCGGAAGCTCGTCGGATACGGCGGGGAGTATTCCATGGTCTTCGCCACGGCCGCTCTCGCAGGGCTTCGAGCGGCCGAGATGCGGTGGCTTTCCTGGCAGGACGTCGATCTCGCGCGCCACCAGATCCACGTGCGGGCGAAAGCAGATTGGCGGCCGAAGTCGCACGCAGAGCGCTCGGTGCCGATTCCGCAGGTTCTCGTGGATCGCCTCCGCGCCCACGCGGACTCGACAAGGTCGAGCGGTGAAAGCTGGGTGTTTCCCTCTCCGACAACAGGAGGTGTCTGGAGCGAGAGTGGGTTCAGCAAGCGAGCAACCCGCGAAGCGAGGGCCGCCGGCGTCTGGGAGCCGGGATGCAAACCGCTCCACGATCTACGGCGATCGTGGGCCTCCCACCTGATCGCGGGCGGCGCACCAACACACACGGTAGTGGCCCTCGGGGGTTGGTCCAGCATCGCCGTCGTTGAGCGGTTCTACCTTAGTCCAACCTCCGAGGCGATCGATGCAGCGATTGCCGCGAGCGCATCGATCCTTGCCACCTAG
- a CDS encoding response regulator, protein MPQTILYIDDDEHLIDEIGPMLRQADFAVAHARTPKEAMQHVRDAAPTLVLAEVLLRGHDGYALVERLMAEAAPRPLPVIVLTRGDRTPELYGRGLELGVEDFLCKPATRAQILEAVLDCAQYANAEAPRATTAPAAASSFSGALDDELLPALLGRLHRAAASGVLSIRAGGRTGALELRNGAPLQVSLEQETESVAKYLLKTGRIDEQQYEMLLDHLMAKLAGPREILLGMGALGEAELRAATHEQAHGLVLAMCRWSSGTFAFEAGAKLDAANSLEISGRAEAIVLAGTKRLDREILDPFLARRAHLYVCLATNRSDAFDPLGLTADQRADALALTGEQSLGEVLDRSRLDGPTLYRLLATGLVDLDDAPMLVLDEELKPELPAEEPLEIDPEDELMGPDLSRSRLPRQRVVDDGTTEATIRHVEKRLAARDDFALFEIDGDSSNTEVRAAYDRLRGCLATDHIPAELDELRALARELLPKLDQAYARIKDADVRQAFADLNRRRGETSARSKPKPVEDEAAAAERAREAESWFRTGEGHLAHEAYAEAIEAFGMAVHCDPSQGDYHAHLGYAMYRNNPDQEILRREALEHVAKGVKLSPDREKPLLFLGRIFRESGEAAQAAKVLRRALELSPDSPALVQEMCLIQGTSKRANRGLFARLRGR, encoded by the coding sequence ATGCCCCAGACGATCCTCTACATCGACGACGACGAGCACCTGATCGACGAGATCGGGCCGATGCTGCGCCAGGCGGACTTCGCGGTCGCGCACGCGCGCACGCCGAAAGAGGCGATGCAACACGTCCGCGACGCTGCGCCCACCCTCGTGCTCGCCGAGGTCCTGCTTCGGGGCCACGACGGCTACGCCCTCGTGGAGAGGTTGATGGCGGAGGCCGCGCCTCGGCCGCTCCCCGTGATCGTGCTGACCCGAGGCGACCGGACGCCGGAGCTCTACGGACGGGGCCTCGAGCTCGGCGTCGAGGACTTCCTGTGCAAGCCTGCGACGCGGGCCCAGATTCTCGAGGCGGTGCTCGACTGCGCGCAGTACGCGAACGCGGAAGCGCCGCGCGCGACGACGGCCCCCGCCGCCGCGTCCTCCTTCTCGGGAGCGCTCGACGACGAGCTGCTTCCGGCTCTGCTCGGCCGCCTCCATCGCGCGGCGGCCTCCGGCGTGCTGTCGATCCGCGCGGGCGGCCGCACCGGCGCGCTCGAGCTGCGCAACGGCGCACCGCTCCAGGTCTCGCTCGAGCAGGAAACCGAATCGGTCGCGAAGTACCTGCTGAAGACCGGGCGCATCGACGAGCAGCAGTACGAGATGCTGCTCGATCATCTGATGGCCAAGCTGGCGGGCCCTCGCGAGATCCTGCTCGGCATGGGGGCACTCGGCGAGGCCGAGCTCCGGGCCGCGACCCACGAGCAGGCGCACGGCCTCGTCCTCGCGATGTGCCGCTGGAGCTCCGGCACGTTCGCGTTCGAGGCCGGCGCGAAGTTGGACGCGGCGAACTCCCTCGAGATCTCGGGCAGGGCCGAAGCGATCGTCCTCGCCGGCACGAAGCGGCTCGACCGCGAGATCCTCGACCCCTTCCTCGCGCGCCGCGCACATCTCTACGTCTGCCTCGCGACGAATCGCAGCGACGCCTTCGATCCCCTGGGCCTCACCGCCGATCAGCGCGCCGACGCTCTCGCCCTGACCGGCGAGCAGTCCCTCGGCGAGGTGCTCGACCGCAGCCGTCTCGACGGCCCCACGCTCTACCGGCTGCTCGCGACGGGACTCGTCGATCTGGACGACGCCCCGATGCTCGTGCTCGACGAGGAGCTCAAGCCCGAGCTGCCCGCCGAGGAGCCGCTCGAGATCGACCCCGAAGACGAGCTGATGGGACCCGACCTCTCGCGGAGTCGACTTCCTCGACAGCGCGTCGTGGACGACGGGACGACCGAGGCCACGATCCGCCACGTCGAGAAACGACTGGCGGCGCGGGACGACTTCGCCCTCTTCGAGATCGACGGCGACAGCAGCAACACGGAAGTGCGCGCGGCCTACGATCGACTCCGCGGCTGTCTCGCCACCGACCACATTCCGGCGGAGCTCGACGAGCTGCGTGCGCTCGCCCGCGAGCTGCTCCCGAAGCTCGACCAGGCCTACGCTCGGATCAAGGACGCGGACGTGCGACAGGCCTTCGCGGACCTGAATCGCCGAAGAGGCGAGACCTCCGCGCGTTCGAAGCCCAAGCCCGTGGAGGACGAGGCCGCGGCCGCCGAGCGAGCGCGCGAGGCCGAGAGCTGGTTTCGAACCGGCGAGGGACACCTGGCGCACGAGGCGTACGCCGAGGCGATCGAGGCGTTCGGCATGGCGGTCCACTGCGACCCGAGCCAGGGCGACTACCACGCCCACCTCGGCTACGCGATGTATCGCAACAACCCGGACCAGGAGATCCTGCGTCGCGAGGCGCTCGAGCACGTGGCCAAGGGCGTCAAGCTCTCGCCCGACCGCGAGAAGCCCCTGCTCTTCCTCGGGCGGATCTTCCGCGAGTCCGGCGAAGCCGCGCAGGCGGCGAAGGTCCTGCGACGCGCCCTCGAGCTGAGCCCCGACAGCCCCGCCCTGGTGCAGGAGATGTGCCTGATCCAGGGCACGTCCAAGCGCGCGAACCGCGGCCTCTTCGCGCGACTGCGGGGGCGCTGA
- a CDS encoding PPOX class F420-dependent oxidoreductase, with amino-acid sequence MSTTEIPPTHADILDKRCFASVATLRPDGRLSCNPVSIVWDGEKIRFSTRERTKKVRNLQADPRIALSIPDPDDPTRYVEIRGTAQLTDDDDRRFVNEIARKYMDADEYPYDPPGEKRMIVTVEIEHVSAPSIPSGS; translated from the coding sequence ATGAGCACGACCGAGATTCCGCCGACGCACGCCGACATCCTCGACAAGCGATGCTTCGCCAGCGTGGCCACCCTTCGACCGGACGGTCGCCTCTCGTGCAATCCGGTGAGTATCGTATGGGACGGCGAGAAGATCCGCTTCAGCACCCGCGAACGGACGAAGAAGGTCCGCAACCTCCAGGCCGACCCCCGGATCGCGCTCTCGATCCCCGACCCGGACGATCCCACCCGCTACGTCGAAATCCGCGGCACGGCCCAGCTCACGGACGACGACGACCGGCGCTTCGTGAACGAGATCGCCAGGAAGTACATGGACGCCGACGAGTACCCCTACGATCCACCCGGCGAGAAGCGCATGATCGTCACGGTCGAGATCGAGCACGTCTCGGCGCCGTCGATCCCGAGCGGATCCTGA